The Phycisphaeraceae bacterium genome segment TTGGGGTATGGGTGAACGGGGGGGCGGTCCGGGGTGTGGCTCGTCGCGGACTCCTCGCCGCGACCCCGGCTACGCACTTGGAGCCCTTCGGGCTCGGGGGTGCAAGACGGGGCTGCCGCATTCGGTGCAGGCGTCGGCGGTTCCGATCGTGTAGCCGCAGGAGAGGCATTGGCCGCGGCGGGAGCGGAGGGTGCGGCGGATGGCGCTCGGGCCCATCCAGATCGAAGCGAAGAGGGCGGCGTAGAAGGCAGTGTTGAAGGCCAGCGCCGGCCACTTCGGGCGAACGGGGAGGTAGGGAATGGCCAGCCAATGCGAGTTGGCCGGGGCGAGTTGCCATTGTCCGAATTCCCCGCCAACTTCAAGGCTTCGGGAATCGATGCAACGTCCCATCGAAAGGCATGGGAATGGGAAGCCCCACGTGTCGCAGAAGACGATGGCAAGACCGCTGTATTCGGGCGAAGAAGCCGCGAACTCGCCGCAATGGCCGATTTCGACAAAGCCCGAAGTAGATCCTGGGGCGGGCGGCCAGTTGGGCCCAAGGTCGATCGGCCACCCCTCGTAGCCAAAGTCGTACATGTTGACTCTCGGCCACCACAGGCAGCTCCACGCGACGAGGACGGTGGTGATGGCCCCGAGGAGGAGGCAGATTGCAGTGGTGCGGAGGGGTCGCGCCATGGATTCAGTGTACAGATTGGGGTGAGAATGGCGGCGCGTCGATAACCCCTTTGAGCCCCCTCGTGGTCGACTTGCGGAGGATCAAGCATGGGACTCTTTTCCAACTCGGGTGGGCATGCGAGTGCTGCCCAGCTCGCGCGGATCGAGCGGAAACTGGATGCGTTGCTGGATTTTCTCCAGGTGGAGATGCCGGTGGACGGGATGGAGGACATCCGCGCGATGGCCGCGGCCGGGAACAAGATCGGCGCGATCAAGGCGTACCGGGAGCGCACGGGCGTCGGGCTGGCGGAGGCGAAGGAGGCGGTCGAGCGGGGGTGTGAGCGGCCTGGCTAGAAGTCCGCATCGAGGACGATGCGGTAGCGGGCCTTGCCGGCCTGGAGCCGTTCGAAGGCTTCGTTGATGCGGCTCATCGGCATGTGCTCGGTCTGCGGCGTGATGCTGTGGCGCGCGGCGAAATCGAGCATCGTTTCCATCGCGACGGGGGAGCCGGTGGGGGAGCCGGAGACGCTCTTCTGGCCCATGATGATGGGGAAGGCGGCGACCGGGATCGGCTCCAGCACCGCGCCGACGACGTGCAGGCGGCCGCGGGGGGCGAGCGACGCGATCAGGGCGTCCCAGTCGAGGGGGACGTTGACGGTCACGACGAGCAGGTCGAAGGCGCCGGCGAGTTTCTTGATCGCGGCGGAGTCGCGGCTGGAGACGACGTGGTTGGCGCCGAAGCCGCGGGCCTCGTCGAACTTGCTTTCGCTGGAGGTGAAGGCGGTGACGTCGCAGCCGTAGGCGGCGGCGAACTTCAGACCCATGTGGCCGAGACCGCCGATGCCGACGATGCCGACGCGGCTGGTGGGCTTGGCGAACATCGCGATGGGGTTGAAGACGGTGATGCCGCCGCAGAGCAGGGGGCCGGCCTCGGCGAAATCGAGTTGATCGGGGAGCGGGATGGCCCAGGCCCAGTGGGAGCGGACGTGGCTGGCGAACCCGCCGCGGTGCCCGATGATGGTGGGCTGGGCCTGGAGGCAGAGGTGCTGGTCGCCCGACATGCACTGGCGGCAGTGCATGCAACTGCCCGAGTTCCATCCGACGCCGACGCGCTGGCCGACCTGGAGGCCCTTGGCGGCGGAGCCGACGGCGGTGATGCGGCCGATGACCTCGTGGCCGAGGACGGCCGGGAACTGGGAGATGCCCCACTCGTTGTTGCGGACGGAGAGATCGGAGTGGCAGAGGCCGCAGTGGTCGACGGCGACTTCGACGTCCTCGGGGGCGAGGGGGCCGAGGTCGATCTTCTGGTGGACGAGCGGCTCTTTGGCGTTGGTGGC includes the following:
- a CDS encoding ribosomal protein L7/L12 — protein: MGLFSNSGGHASAAQLARIERKLDALLDFLQVEMPVDGMEDIRAMAAAGNKIGAIKAYRERTGVGLAEAKEAVERGCERPG
- a CDS encoding NAD(P)-dependent alcohol dehydrogenase, yielding MKSIDAWVATNAKEPLVHQKIDLGPLAPEDVEVAVDHCGLCHSDLSVRNNEWGISQFPAVLGHEVIGRITAVGSAAKGLQVGQRVGVGWNSGSCMHCRQCMSGDQHLCLQAQPTIIGHRGGFASHVRSHWAWAIPLPDQLDFAEAGPLLCGGITVFNPIAMFAKPTSRVGIVGIGGLGHMGLKFAAAYGCDVTAFTSSESKFDEARGFGANHVVSSRDSAAIKKLAGAFDLLVVTVNVPLDWDALIASLAPRGRLHVVGAVLEPIPVAAFPIIMGQKSVSGSPTGSPVAMETMLDFAARHSITPQTEHMPMSRINEAFERLQAGKARYRIVLDADF